A window of Salvia splendens isolate huo1 chromosome 8, SspV2, whole genome shotgun sequence genomic DNA:
TCATAGCACGCTCGTTGACAATGGTAGTGTCATTTGTGGGAAGTGAAGGTGACCGGTTTCATAGCACGCTCGTTGACAATGAGGCTGAGAATGTCCGGTCTAGAATAGTGGCCAACAGCATCAAATGAGAATTTGGCACGCGCCACATCCTTCAGATCCAAATCAGCAGTGAGAAGTCCCTCCCCTTCGAAATTGGGCCCGGCTAAGACCTCCCCGGAGGGGGCAACGATGACGCTTCCCCCAGCGGCCACCACAGAATCTGGTTGGAGCTCGTCTTCCCACTCTGTGAGTAAGTACTCAGGAGGGGGAGGATAGTCCTTCCTGAGGCAGAACTGACCTGCAGAGAGCACGAACACGCCACCTTCTATGGCGATGTGCCTCACCGTTGGCTGCCACACTTCTCTGTCGTCCGAGTTGGGTGCACAGTATATCTCGATCTCTTTAGCGTACATTGCTGTCCTCAGCAGAGGCATCTTGTTCTCCCAGCAGATCACCGCGCCGAGCTTCCCGATGGGGGTGTCAAACACGGGAGTGGTGGATCCGTCACCATAGCCCCAAACGAGGCGCTCAGCCGTGGTGGGCATCAACTTCCTCCGCTTGCCGAGGTAGCAGCCTTGAGGGTCAAAGAAGACAACACTGCAGTATAAGGTGTATCCCTCTCTCTCGATCACTCCCATCACTAGATACACCTTGTAATTCTCTGCTATGCTCGCCAACCGATCCATCTCCGGACCTGCACATCACAACACCAAGATTAACTGCTTTGGGGAAAGCTCTCTCGGCGGCGTATCGAGTAAGGAAcctccaaaattttataactagTATATTGAAATCTTAAATAAGTATATGTATTCAAAATGGTGCAGTGGTTGGAGTCTCTAGTGTTATGGTTGAATGCATGGATTTGATTCCCATCGCCCACATTTTTGCATGCCAGCTGTTTATTAGTCCTCTTTCTTTCTTACTCTCTTACATGACACTATGTTTTAATTATCGTTTGTAGCTCTCTGGCTttgttttcttcaatttttactttttgttgaagaatatatattttaaaatcaaactttTCCTCGATGCTCGTTTATGATCAtacataaaatatgaaaaatatatttgacGTAAAACATGAGAAGTAAATTATATAGAAAATGGTAAGGATGCATTATGTCGTTTTCTAAGTAATTGAAGTTTTTGCCTAAAATAAGTCAAAagatgatttttaattaaaaaaatacattctgcaaaatttattttaaatttttcatTAATCCATTTTTTATATATGATGAACTTTCTtaagcaaaaaataaaaaacaaagattttgttcaaaatcaaaataaagagAAGAAAATTGATCTTTCGGATTTTGAAGTTCTATATTGTGGTGATAATTTACGCACCCCCAAACTAAAAATCCTGGATTCGCCACTGCTCACAGATTTATTTTTGGGACACTCCACAAAATGCAGAGTTGGGTTAGCCGTTATATATTGTTTGTAACTTTACTGCATTTCAACAATACTAGTATTGAAAGTGAGTAAATGTATACCGGGAACGTTGATGGTATTGGATTGAATAACTGAATTCATTGGATGAGTTTTGATACATTATACATGGGTATAAATAGGAGTTTAGACATAAATGTATCTAGGAACCATACATCATAATAAATGCTATTCTTATTTTCCAATACTCTTGGAACTCATGCATCTTCTTGGGACTTAATAATCTCTtttctcaacactccccctcaagttggaTAACGGGATTCCCGATATCCAACTTGCCAAGAGCCTCTGCAAAGTTTCTTGCTCCTACTGCCTTGGTCAGAATGTCTGCAAGTTGATCTCCAGATCGAACAAATGGGAACTCAACAATTCCCTCTTCAATTTTCTCTTTGATGAAATGTCTATCTATTTCAACATGCTTCGTCCGATCATGTTGGACAGGATTCTCTGCGATACTGATTGCGGCTTTATTATCACAGAAAATTTGACACGTCTTCTGTGATAAAAAACCTAGTTCGCCCAATAATCTCCTCAGCCATAGTACCTCAGTTAATCCATTTCTGATCCCTCTaaattctgcctctgcacttGATAGCGCTACGACTTTTTGCTTCTTGCTCTTCCATGTAACAAGGTTCCCTCCAACAAATGTGAAGTACCCCGAAGTGGATCTTCTGTCAACTGGGTTTCCAGCCCAATCGGCGTCTGTATATCCATGGATTTCCAGATGCTCACTTCGTCTGAACATTATTCCATGATCAAAGGTACCTTTGAGATACCGAACAACTCTCAGTGCTGCTTCAAGGTGATCGCTTTGGGGTCGGTGCATAAATTGACTTATCACACTTACTGCATATGCTATGTCCGGTCTGGTGTGTGAAAGATAAATCAATTTTCCAACTAACCTTTGATACCTTTCTCTATCGGCTAGTTGAGCTCCTTCTGTGATTTGAAGTCCATGATTAACTGCAATTGGTGTGTCTGCAGGTTTACATTCCATCATACCAGTTTCTGCCAGAAGATCCAAAGTGTATTTTTTCTGATTTATGAAGATCCCTTCCTTTGATCTCAAGACCTCGACCCCGAGAAAGTACTTAAGTGCccctagatctttcatctcaaattcagTGGCCAAGTTCTTCTTGAGCTCCTCTATCTCCTTAGGGTCATCTCcagtaataatcatgtcatcgacATAGATTATCAAACATGTAATTTTATCCCCTTTTTTCTTCATGAAGAGAGTGTGATCTGCATTGCTCTGTTGATAATCATACTTCTTCATAGCCTCtgtgaatctcccaaaccatgctCTGGGCGACTGTTTTAAGCCATACAGGGTTTTCTTCAATTGACAGACTTCCCCATCTTTGAAGTCTTCTTCGAAACCTGGAGGGGCCTCCATGTAAACTTCTTTCTTCAGTTCACCATGTAAGAAAGCATTAGTTACATCAAACTGGTGAAGAGGCCAGTCTTTGCTTGCTGCAATAGAGAGTAATACTCGGACAGTATTCATCTTTGCCACTGGTGAGAATGTCTCAGAGTAATCCACTCCATATGTCTGGGTATACCCTTTAGCCACAAGGCGAGCCTTATATCTCTCGATGGACCCGTCTGGTCTTCGTTTGATAGTAAAAACCCATCTGCAACCTACAGTCCGTTTCCCCTTTGGAAGTTGACACTTTTTCCATGTTTTATTCCTCTCCAGGGCTTTTAGCTCTACCATCATTGCATCCCTCCAATGCTTGATTTTTAATGCTTCCTTTACTGTTTGTGGAATTTCCTCTTCATAGAGGGCAGCTTCAAATGCCCTGGCCAGTTTGGTTAAGTTTGCTCTTGCCATACTTCCCACTGGATATTTTGACCTTCTGCTCGTTCTTTCAGGTGAGTACCGTTTGGGTGGAATTCCACGAGTACTTCGGATAGGTCGAATGTACTGTCCGGTGTCTTCATCTATAATCTCTCTCTGTTCTTCTTCTGTAGCAACAGTGCTAATATTAACAGAGTTCTCAAGGTTGGTTACCTCAGATATCGGAACGGGTACTGTTGGGGTGTCACCTAGCTCCATAGGTTGTGGTGTGTTCGTGGCATGCTCGGCGACAGATGTAGCTGGCTCTGGTAGTCCTTCGGTAGAGTAGTGATTATTTGGCATAGGCAGCCAACTTATCGAGTCAATTGTATTTATTTCCTTCTCCCCCTGACTTGGAAGTTGGGTGGCGTAAAAGAATTCAGTTTCTAAGAAAGTGCAGTTCATTGTGGTGATAACTTGGCGGGTTTTTGGATTATAGCACCTATAGCCTTTTTGATGAGCCCCATACCCAATGAAAACACACTTATCTGCACAGGGTGAGAATTTATTACGCTCATGTTTGGGGATATGGACAAAGACCGAACAACCGAAGATGCGAGGTTCGAGGGACAAGGTAGGAGGTATTTTAGACATGGTGGATAATTTTTGGAGAGGGTTTTTAAGGTCGAGAATTTTGGTGGGAAGTCGATTGAGGAGATATACAGATGTGGCTACGGCTTCAGGCCAGAAAAAATTTGGGACTTTGGAATCTAGGATAAGGGCTCGGGTTATATTTAGGATTGTACGATTTTTCCTctcagctaccccattttgttccggAGTATAGGCACATGATGTTTGATGGATAAGACCTTTTTCAGCACAAAACTCTCTCATTTTAGTGTTGACATACTCTcccccattatcggatctaaggACCTTGATTTTGGTTTGAAATTGGGTAAGAATCATAGAATAAAAATCAGAGAATTTTGAAAAAACATCAGATTTATTTCTAAgaaaatatacccaagtcatgcgagtgcaatcatcaataaaaagaaCGAAATATCGAAATCCATTTCCCCCAACTATTGGCgaaggaccccaaacatcagagtgtattAAAGAAAAAACCGAATCAACCCTAGTATTACTTGATTTAAAAGATTGTCTGTgactttttgccaaaacacatGTCTGACATTCAAAAGTGAAGCTTTTAGGAGaatttggaaataaaatatttaaataactcaAGGACGGATGTCCTAACCGCCTATGCCATAACCACATTTCTCGTTCCGTAGGTCTGTGAGCCAACATCCCTCTGCCAGTTTGAGCTACCTCGTCCACATAGTATAACCCATGGtattcagtgccacgcccaatcgTCATCcccgtccgaatatcctgtagAAAACAACAATCCGGTTGCATTAGGAGTCTGCAGTTGAGTTCTCGTGTTACATGGGAGACAGACATCAATTTTTGTGATAACGTGGGAACATAAAGACAATTAGCAATTTTCAATGTTGGAGATATTTGAATAGTCCCTGCCCCTTCAACCGGAACAAGATCCCCTCCCGCTGTCTCGATATATATTCTTTTTGACTTTGATAATTCCCCAAAATCAGCCCTATCGTATGACATAGTATCCGTtgctccacaatcaaatatccaccCCCTTTCATCCCTAATATctgatttttttactttacaagCCACTGAAATATCGAAATCATTATTTAGGACTGAAAAACGATTCCTACATTCTATATGGGGTGTTTTTGGAATATCAGCATGCATAAAGGGCATGTTTTGCAATTTTGGGGTGACTTGGGGTTCTTTTCCTAACAAACCACTTTTCTTGGGGTGCAAATTGAGAGAGTGAGAAAAAGCAAGGGTTTG
This region includes:
- the LOC121743509 gene encoding bifunctional nitrilase/nitrile hydratase NIT4B-like produces the protein MASVPSPATIRATIVQAATVFYDTPATLDKAERLVAEAASNDAQLVVFPEAFVGGYPRGSNFGATIGHSNPTAGEQFRKYYDSAINVPGPEMDRLASIAENYKVYLVMGVIEREGYTLYCSVVFFDPQGCYLGKRRKLMPTTAERLVWGYGDGSTTPVFDTPIGKLGAVICWENKMPLLRTAMYAKEIEIYCAPNSDDREVWQPTVRHIAIEGGVFVLSAGQFCLRKDYPPPPEYLLTEWEDELQPDSVVAAGGSVIVAPSGEVLAGPNFEGEGLLTADLDLKDVARAKFSFDAVGHYSRPDILSLIVNERAMKPVTFTSHK